A genomic region of Metopolophium dirhodum isolate CAU chromosome 1, ASM1992520v1, whole genome shotgun sequence contains the following coding sequences:
- the LOC132940348 gene encoding zinc finger BED domain-containing protein 5-like: protein MTGSIKGFVTLAKIEKPLIVKTHCFIHREVLMTKTLGSELNSVLSNSVRMVNYIKGKPLKSRIFAEICESMDADFTNLLYHNEVRWLSRGKVLLRLYELKEELLLFFMEEENNEFTCYLEDHDWISKFAFLADIFQYLNQVNSSLQGPSENILTSTDKISAFQEKMSVWCANLDKGNTTMFPLFTGQENSSPTVLKIIRSHLQTLQMSMKHYFPDLNVEHYD from the coding sequence ATGACTGGGAGTATCAAGGGATTTGTTACACTGGCTAAAATAGAAAAACCATTAATCGTTAAGACCCACTGTTTCATCCACAGAGAAGTGCTGATGACAAAAACGTTGGGTAGTGAACTCAATTCTGTTCTGAGTAATTCCGTTCGTATGGTCAACTACATTAAAGGAAAGCCCCTAAAAAGTAGAATTTTTGCCGAAATTTGTGAATCAATGGATGCTGATTTCACAAATTTGTTGTACCATAACGAAGTGAGGTGGTTATCCAGAGGAAAGGTTCTGTTACGTCTCTATGAATTGAAAGAGGAACTTTTGCTGTTTTTCATGGAAGAGGAGAACAATGAATTTACATGTTATTTGGAAGACCACGACTGGATATCAAAATTCGCATTCTTGGctgatatttttcaatatcttAACCAGGTTAATTCTAGTTTGCAAGGAccatcagaaaatattttaacttccaCCGACAAAATTTCAGCCTTTCAAGAAAAAATGTCCGTGTGGTGTGCAAACTTGGATAAAGGAAATACAACTATGTTTCCACTGTTTACGGGCCAGGAAAACTCCAGTCCTACCGTTCTAAAAATCATACGAAGTCACTTACAGACTTTACAAATGTCTATGAAACATTATTTTCCAGACTTAAACGTTGAACACTACGACTAG